Proteins encoded by one window of Rouxiella chamberiensis:
- the iscR gene encoding Fe-S cluster assembly transcriptional regulator IscR, with protein sequence MRLTSKGRYAVTAMLDVALHSQEGPVPLADISERQGISLSYLEQLFSRLRKHELVASVRGPGGGYLLGRDAIEISVGAVITAVDESVDATRCQGKEGCQGGERCLTHTLWRDLSERISGFLNDITIGELVNNQDVLEVADRQNSDLRRMPNGRPQETININLRA encoded by the coding sequence ATGAGACTGACATCTAAAGGTCGTTATGCTGTTACTGCGATGCTCGACGTAGCACTGCATTCCCAGGAAGGCCCAGTGCCTTTAGCCGACATCTCTGAACGTCAGGGCATCTCGCTTTCGTATCTGGAGCAGCTGTTCTCCCGCCTTCGCAAACATGAGCTGGTTGCCAGTGTCCGTGGTCCGGGCGGCGGTTATCTGTTAGGTCGTGACGCCATCGAAATCTCTGTTGGCGCGGTTATCACTGCGGTTGACGAATCTGTCGATGCAACCCGCTGTCAGGGTAAAGAAGGCTGTCAGGGTGGCGAACGTTGCCTGACCCACACTCTTTGGCGTGACCTGAGCGAGCGCATCAGCGGCTTCCTTAACGACATCACCATTGGTGAGCTGGTCAACAATCAGGATGTGCTGGAAGTTGCCGATCGTCAAAACAGCGACCTGCGTCGCATGCCGAACGGCCGTCCTCAAGAAACGATCAACATCAATCTGCGCGCTTAA
- a CDS encoding IscS subfamily cysteine desulfurase: MKLPIYLDYSATTPVDPRVAEKMMQCLTLDGTFGNPASRSHRYGWQAEEAVDVARNNIAELINADPREVIFTSGATESDNLAIKGAALANPQKGRHIITCTTEHKAVLDTCEQLEREGYEVTYLNPQSDGLLDLQQLEQAMRDDTVLVSVMHVNNEIGVIQDIAAIGEMCRSRDILFHVDATQSVGKIPVDLAELKVDLMSFSAHKIYGPKGIGALYVSRKPRVRVDAQIHGGGHERGMRSGTLPVHQIVGMGEAYRIARLEMAEEAARLTRLRDRLWKGIGKIKDVFLNGSEGNTAPNILNVSFANVDGESLIMTLKDLAVSSGSACTSASLEPSYVLKALGLNDELAHSSIRFSVGRFTTEEEIDYSISLVGKSITRLRELSNANH; this comes from the coding sequence ATGAAATTACCCATTTATCTGGATTATTCGGCCACTACGCCGGTTGACCCACGCGTAGCCGAGAAGATGATGCAGTGTTTGACGCTGGACGGTACTTTCGGTAATCCGGCTTCTCGTTCCCACCGCTATGGCTGGCAGGCAGAAGAAGCGGTCGATGTCGCGCGCAACAATATTGCCGAACTGATTAACGCCGACCCGCGCGAGGTGATTTTCACCTCCGGGGCGACTGAATCCGATAATTTGGCCATTAAAGGTGCGGCGCTCGCCAATCCGCAAAAGGGTCGGCATATTATTACCTGCACCACCGAACACAAGGCGGTGCTGGATACCTGCGAGCAGCTCGAACGCGAGGGCTACGAAGTGACTTACCTGAATCCGCAGTCCGACGGTCTGCTGGATTTGCAGCAGCTTGAACAGGCAATGCGTGACGACACCGTGCTGGTGTCAGTAATGCACGTCAATAATGAGATTGGCGTTATTCAGGATATCGCCGCCATTGGCGAGATGTGCCGTAGCCGCGACATTCTGTTTCACGTCGATGCGACACAAAGCGTAGGTAAAATTCCGGTCGATCTTGCGGAACTCAAGGTCGATTTGATGTCGTTTTCGGCACACAAGATTTATGGTCCGAAAGGCATCGGGGCACTGTATGTAAGCCGTAAACCGCGCGTGCGGGTCGATGCGCAGATCCACGGCGGCGGCCACGAACGCGGCATGCGTTCCGGCACCTTGCCCGTGCACCAGATTGTCGGCATGGGCGAAGCCTACCGCATCGCCAGGCTGGAAATGGCTGAAGAAGCCGCACGTCTGACTCGCCTGCGCGACCGTTTATGGAAAGGCATCGGCAAAATCAAAGACGTTTTCCTGAACGGCAGCGAGGGGAATACCGCGCCCAATATTCTTAACGTCAGTTTTGCCAATGTTGATGGTGAATCATTGATCATGACGCTTAAGGATCTCGCCGTGTCTTCCGGTTCGGCCTGCACCTCTGCCAGTCTGGAACCTTCCTATGTGTTGAAGGCGCTAGGTCTGAATGATGAGCTGGCGCACAGTTCCATCCGTTTCTCCGTAGGGCGTTTCACTACGGAAGAAGAGATCGATTACAGTATTTCGCTTGTCGGTAAATCAATAACCCGTCTACGTGAACTTTCTAACGCTAATCATTGA